The following are from one region of the Aspergillus luchuensis IFO 4308 DNA, chromosome 4, nearly complete sequence genome:
- the HEX1_1 gene encoding beta-N-acetylhexosaminidase (CAZy:GH20;~COG:G;~EggNog:ENOG410PIDG;~InterPro:IPR025705,IPR017853,IPR029018,IPR029019, IPR015883;~PFAM:PF14845,PF00728;~SECRETED:SignalP(1-20);~go_function: GO:0004553 - hydrolase activity, hydrolyzing O-glycosyl compounds [Evidence IEA];~go_function: GO:0004563 - beta-N-acetylhexosaminidase activity [Evidence IEA];~go_process: GO:0005975 - carbohydrate metabolic process [Evidence IEA]) → MLLHHLWLACLTLLVAGAAAVKVNPLPAPRNITWASSGPKQLADFVSLRTSRDTSDFILANGWNRAWNSIVSLQWVPAATQGPVPSYQPFPTGTAGATKRSPQALPSLQFVDVNVLDVAADLQHGVDESYTLEVTEGSTSVVIEAPTVWGALHAFTTLQQLVIADGQGGLIIEQPVKIQDAPLYPYRGIMIDTGRNFISVNKIYEQLDGMSLSKLNVLHWHMEDTQSWPVEIDAHPEMIYDAYSPREVYSHADMRNVVAYARARGVRVIPELDMPSHSASGWKQVDPQMVTCVDSWWSNDNYALHTAVEPPPGQMDIIYNGTYEVVRQVYNELSSIFPDNWFHVGADEIQPNCFNFSSYVTEWFAQDPSRTYNDLAQYWIDHAVPIFQNYSTSRQLVMWEDIVLSTEHAHDVPTNIVMQTWNNGLDYINQLTAKGYDVIVSSADFMYLDCGIGGFLTNDPRYDVMSNPDASTPNFNYGGNGGSWCAPYKTWQRIYDYDFTQNLTATQAQHIIGAEAPLWSEQVDDVTVSSLIWPRAAALAELVWSGNRENGQKRTTLMTQRILNFREYLVANGVQATALVPKYCVQRPHACDLYLNQSVIQ, encoded by the coding sequence ATgctgcttcatcatctctggCTGGCGTGCCTCACGTTGCTCGTGGCTGGGGCCGCTGCCGTCAAGGTCAATCCCTTACCAGCTCCACGCAACATCACTTGGGCTTCGTCGGGTCCTAAGCAGTTAGCCGACTTCGTTAGTCTCCGTACCTCCAGGGACACTTCTGATTTCATTCTGGCCAATGGATGGAATCGTGCCTGGAATTCTATCGTCTCCCTGCAATGGGTACCTGCAGCAACCCAAGGTCCCGTGCCGTCTTATCAACCCTTTCCCACCGGTACGGCCGGGGCTACTAAAAGGTCCCCGCAGGCACTTCCATCGCTCCAATTTGTCGATGTGAACGTGCTGGATGTTGCTGCAGATCTTCAGCATGGTGTAGACGAGTCTTACACCCTGGAGGTCACCGAGGGCTCTACCTCAGTGGTTATTGAGGCTCCCACGGTGTGGGGAGCGCTCCACGCCTTTACCactctccagcagctggtcATCGCCGACGGACAGGGCGGTTTGATAATCGAACAGCCAGTTAAGATCCAGGATGCCCCGCTTTATCCTTACCGGGGCATTATGATTGACACTGGTCGAAACTTCATCTCGGTCAACAAGATATACGAGCAGCTGGACGGCATGTCTCTTTCGAAACTAAATGTTCTACATTGGCACATGGAAGACACCCAATCGTGGCCCGTGGAGATTGATGCACACCCAGAAATGATTTATGATGCTTACTCTCCTCGCGAAGTATATTCGCATGCTGATATGCGCAATGTCGTGGCTTATGCGCGAGCGCGTGGTGTACGGGTTATCCCTGAGCTTGATATGCCTAGCCATTCCGCTTCTGGATGGAAGCAGGTTGACCCCCAGATGGTGACCTGCGTCGACTCCTGGTGGTCCAATGATAATTATGCCCTGCATACTGCAGTAGAGCCCCCGCCTGGCCAGATggatattatctataatggCACCTATGAGGTAGTCCGACAGGTCTACAATGAGCTGTCCAGTATCTTCCCAGACAACTGGTTCCATGTTGGAGCGGATGAGATCCAGCCGAACTGTTTCAACTTCAGCAGCTACGTCACTGAGTGGTTTGCGCAAGATCCGTCGCGTACTTACAATGACCTGGCTCAGTACTGGATCGATCATGCTGTGCCGATCTTCCAGAACTACAGTACCTCGCGACAACTGGTCATGTGGGAAGACATTGTACTATCCACAGAACATGCACATGATGTCCCCACGAATATCGTGATGCAAACCTGGAATAATGGCCTGGACTATATTAATCAACTGACTGCCAAGGGTTACGATGTGATTGTATCATCAGCGGATTTTATGTATCTGGACTGTGGGATAGGAGGGTTTCTCACAAATGACCCTCGCTATGATGTAATGAGTAATCCCGATGCAAGCACTCCCAACTTCAACTATGGTGGCAACGGGGGCTCGTGGTGTGCGCCATACAAGACATGGCAGCGGATCTATGACTACGACTTCACGCAGAATTTAACCGCTACCCAGGCTCAGCACATTATAGGGGCAGAGGCACCGCTCTGGTCAGAGCAAGTGGATGATGTGACGGTCTCCAGTCTAATTTGGCCGCGTGCCGCTGCGCTGGCGGAGCTGGTATGGTCTGGGAATCGTGAGAACGGGCAGAAGCGCACGACGCTGATGACCCAGCGCATTCTGAACTTCCGCGAGTATCTAGTGGCCAATGGGGTGCAGGCGACCGCCCTGGTCCCCAAGTATTGTGTGCAGCGTCCGCATGCCTGCGACCTGTACCTCAACCAGAGTGTGATCCAGTAA
- the GNT1_1 gene encoding N-acetylglucosaminyltransferase (COG:S;~EggNog:ENOG410QEFX;~InterPro:IPR029044,IPR030518;~TransMembrane:2 (i45-62o82-102i);~go_component: GO:0005794 - Golgi apparatus [Evidence IEA];~go_function: GO:0008375 - acetylglucosaminyltransferase activity [Evidence IEA];~go_process: GO:0006487 - protein N-linked glycosylation [Evidence IEA]): protein MAGKKGPVLPYRRGSDASEADFFDIPEEPCWSIIKRQLRYLKSPRAWLAIFVFVLFVLLLRREKPPPPPLPHIDYDRVDWSLYAYSQYATSSPYLCNALIVFDTLQRLGSRAQRVLFYPENWDVLVDDDRDRDSQLLAMAQEKYNVLLVPIDVQMVKAGSGPSESWDKSISKLLAFGETEFERVIHIDSDVSVLQNMDELFFLPPSQVAMPRAYWELPDIKQLSSLLIVLQPSYKEWYALMDKAQAISYGQVDSNVSSRVRYDMELMNERYADSALVLPHRQYGLVTGEFRKDDHRAFLGNEHEEWDPEKVLAEAKLVHFSDWPLPKPWVMWPQELLADMLPKCKVKPGTMHESGCKDREIWKKLYDDFRRRRRDVCKLLSYPAPNWPPREKPQGPLEAAPEGVPVPHAN from the exons ATGGCAGGCAAGAAAGGCCCCGTCCTACCCTACCGCCGGGGCTCAGACGCCTCCGAAgccgacttcttcgacaTTCCCGAAGAGCCCTGCTGGTCCATCATCAAGCGCCAGCTCCGCTATCTTAAGAGTCCGCGGGCCTGGCTCGccatcttcgtcttcgtgCTGTTTGTCCTATTGCTGCGTCGAGAGaaacctccgcctccgcccctTCCTCATATTGATTACGACCGAGTCGATTGGTCGCTCTACGCCTACAGCCAGTATGCGACGTCGAGCCCATACCTGTGCAATGCGCTTATCGTCTTCGATACTCTGCAGCGGCTTGGCAGCCGAGCGCAGCGGGTGCTCTTCTACCCCGAGAACTGGGACGTGCTGGTAGATGACGATCGCGACCGGGACAGCCAGCTGCTGGCGATGGCCCAGGAGAAATACAATGTGCTGTTGGTGCCGATTGATGTGCAGATGGTCAAGGCAGGATCGG GACCAAGCGAGTCCTGGGACAAGAGCATCTCAAAGCTTCTTGCCTTCGGAGAGACCGAATTCGAACGTGTCATTCACATCGATTCCGACGTCAGCGTTCTACAAAACATGGACGAATTGTTCTTCCTCCCGCCCTCTCAAGTCGCCATGCCCCGCGCCTACTGGGAACTGCCCGATATCAAGCAGCTCTCGTCTCTCTTGATTGTCCTCCAGCCGTCCTACAAAGAGTGGTATGCGTTGATGGATAAGGCTCAGGCCATTTCGTACGGACAGGTCGACTCGAACGTCAGCTCGCGAGTTAGGTACGATATGGAACTGATGAACGAACGGTACGCGGATTCGGCCTTGGTTCTACCGCACCGACAGTACGGACTGGTCACCGGCGAGTTTCGCAAAGACGACCACCGGGCGTTCCTGGGTAATGAGCATGAAGAATGGGATCCGGAAAAGGTACTAGCGGAAGCGAAGCTGGTTCATTTCTCCGACTGGCCGCTGCCCAAGCCGTGGGTGATGTGGCCGCAGGAATTGTTGGCCGATATGCTGCCCAAGTGTAAGGTCAAGCCAGGCACGATGCATGAGAGTGGGTGCAAGGATCGTGAGATTTGGAAGAAGCTCTACGATGATTTCCGGCGGAGACGAAGG GACGTGTGTAAACTGCTCAGCTATCCGGCGCCAAACTGGCCGCCTCGGGAGAAACCCCAGGGTCCTCTGGAGGCGGCACCAGAGGGTGTTCCAGTTCCTCATGCTAATTGA
- a CDS encoding tRNA threonylcarbamoyladenosine dehydratase (BUSCO:EOG09261HB6;~COG:O;~EggNog:ENOG410PHJR;~InterPro:IPR000594,IPR035985;~PFAM:PF00899;~TransMembrane:1 (o16-37i);~go_function: GO:0008641 - ubiquitin-like modifier activating enzyme activity [Evidence IEA]), translating to MASWIQRQSGSHHTQLAATAVISGAAVAGAILGYQAFKRKDAVQRLKASIPDVNDQHHVEKLTEYGVAAAAQLSKEDERSALLARRAQEGDYDDELILEQLARNRVFLSDEGLAKLRSSYIIVVGCGGVGSHAVASLARSGVSKIRLIDFDQVTLSSLNRHALATLADVGTPKVHCIRKRLEQITPWVKFDCRNELFGGSVADRLLAPWSWDDNDKGHKPDYVLDCIDNITSKVELLHYCHSHSIPVISAMGAGCKSDPTRVTVGDISLSTDDPLSRSTRRRLKLLGVNTGIPVVFSTEKPGPGKATLLPLNEAEFSKGEVGELSVLPDFRARILPVLGTMPAVFGYTVANHVICDISGYPMDYSVGGKGRDKLYDGVLAALQGTLERLARAEHGPSLVGLRLPISKDDVGYLVDEIFRGKSVVSGLPSRVSLVPWERPERGFGPDPEWMKQGQTFVLLELKDLVCMTKDEAVRHEKEVLLGGKQLQEVYDSKTIEMVQKRQREMEFHEQYR from the exons atGGCATCCTGGATCCAACGCCAGAGTGGATCTCATCACACACAGCTTGCGGCTACAGCAGTGATTTCGGGAGCTGCGGTCGCTGGTGCGATACTTGGCTACCAGGCTTTCAAAAGGAAGGATGCGGTGCAGCGCCTCAAGGCATCCATCCCAGATGTCAATGACCAACACCATGTTGAAAAG CTCACAGAATACGGTGTCGCGGCTGCAGCGCAGCTGAGCAAGGAAGATGAACGCAGTGCGCTCCTCGCTCGGAGAGCGCAGGAAGGAGACTACGATGATG AGCTCATCCTCGAACAACTTGCTCGAAACCGTGTTTTCCTGTCCGATGAAGGCCTCGCGAAGCTCCGCTCGTCATACATAATCGTTGTCggatgtggaggagtcgGGTCGCATGCTGTGGCATCCCTTGCCCGCTCGGGTGTTTCCAAGATCCGCCTGATCGATTTTGATCAGGTCACGCTTTCCTCCTTAAACCGACATGCTCTCGCGACGCTGGCCGACGTCGGAACGCCGAAGGTGCATTGTATCCGCAAAAGACTGGAGCAGATCACACCGTGGGTGAAGTTTGACTGCCGGAACGAACTCTTCGGGGGATCAGTCGCCGACAGACTTCTTGCGCCTTGGAGTTGGGACGACAACGACAAAGGACACAAGCCTGACTATGTACTGGACTGCATCGACAACATTACGTCCAAGGTGGAGCTGCTTCATTACTGCCACTCGCACTCCATTCCCGTGATTTCGGCAATGGGAGCAGGATGCAAGTCAGACCCTACTCGTGTTACGGTTGGTGATATTTCACTTAGTACGGATGATCCGCTGTCGCGGAGCACTCGTCGACGCCTCAAGTTGTTAGGCGTCAATACCGGTATCCCTGTTGTTTTCTCCACTGAAAAGCCCGGTCCTGGTAAAGCcactcttcttccactcaACGAGGCAGAATTCAGCAAAGGAGAAGTTGGTGAACTGAGTGTATTGCCCGATTTTCGGGCGCGGATCCTCCCTGTGCTGGGAACAATGCCTGCAGTGTTTGGCTACACTGTGGCGAACCACGTCATTTGCGACATTTCCGGCTATCCGATGGACTACAGCGTAGGTGGAAAGGGTCGGGATAAGTTGTACGATGGTGTCTTGGCAGCCTTGCAGGGAACGCTCGAGCGCTTGGCCCGGGCGGAGCATGGCCCTAGCCTTGTCGGGCTTCGCCTTCCCATCAGCAAGGATGACGTCGGATATCTGGTCGATGAGATCTTCCGCGGCAAGAGCGTTGTTAGTGGCCTCCCCAGTCGAGTCAGTCTTGTTCCCTGGGAGCGGCCTGAGCGAGGATTCGGACCTGATCCGGAGTGGATGAAGCAGGGGCAGACCTTTGTTCTGCTTGAGTTGAAGGATTTAGTGTGTATGACTAAGGATGAAGCTGTACGGCATGAAAAAGAAGTGCTTCTGGGTGGtaagcagctgcaggaggTATACGATTCCAAGACGATTGAAATGGTGCAGAAGCGTCAACGGGAGATGGAGTTTCACGAGCAATATCGCTAA
- a CDS encoding uncharacterized protein (COG:S;~EggNog:ENOG410PQW2) gives MEDIRPTAKWANRMLRPLKSIHHRLQKHYEIRNSIADTKSKVKPDPHDSHRSRAPLINKRTGNEPGCNLSDEEPDDPAWIPGNRGNRRPRHNYSNRGQRYGARRRSRLLIKSPEVQRTLPGAIEIATPLITGTIPAPTEATLSIRKRLFRNSGPPLSAVGANRQSRTNNPSFPAYQGSWKEVLDLTGDPGLVDIARFLDRMLIKFLENTRPAPTIHKHDEENRGARSLLSMAARRLPGFIAEEQRLQDQVEPDEDVDMCDAYFTELEAQYAPGGGGWQPLREAVRAQGIHLISEMMMREWIPSLAVCRLLGECLEHGELDAFETLMSQYLTTIKTHDYPTAFDPSKPVGHCDNPIYILRIYYSKAPERRSFVFDEMTKLLSRRALPPEWMVTTRWKKCVDRAIRSLSIGDGDSAAATRTIEAIILSSAGIYPATDSLVARNKGRKVPRSVRQKDTRASVTNPTSVPKDQSPCPVPIQDALSNLSASLVTALCGMYMARTQASGANDKDTGTKVRHIVGTLSFEVQRAVGLVLSRREMEGPSFQSLRRGYVLLGEWTLQCTESSTPEVISQSGAISPENLESLCISLIHQQDAVKQLAEFVQQLFRCCGHAREDDPARTPRKIRAIVWRLARLTSMKGISLLLAKVAAETAMALAEVTLDVDDHAWALEIQEQAASSQQEGNLHQSAALAHVPQNDVIHLYRWEESIGEWVSSTPVAKPLASRNADGASSPLAATTKRRPSALSCSTSSRSSSPELSEEAASSVTSSAPSMSGKRGRGTNDWRPPSPKRLRSSSRRMSAAPVASSALPATRERLAAARSLEPDSAPIATRARTALRDLPQAKNSTLKKTRLQPGPTTPSISRADPIKVTPLIEVVIVNQPVSVRSLNRTPRTARKQPQPPPQIPSPPVVQGPRRSNRTRPPPVERVIPCSDDDSEDELSFLL, from the coding sequence ATGGAGGATATCCGACCGACCGCGAAATGGGCGAATCGCATGTTGCGCCCCTTgaaatccatccaccaccgactCCAGAAACACTACGAGATTCGCAACAGCATAGCGGACACGAAATCGAAAGTCAAGCCCGATCCCCACGATTCCCACCGTTCGCGAGCCCCGCTAATCAACAAGAGAACCGGTAACGAACCAGGCTGCAATCTTTCAGACGAGGAACCCGACGATCCAGCATGGATCCCAGGAAACCGGGGAAATCGCCGGCCCCGGCATAATTACTCGAATCGCGGACAGAGGTATGGCGCACGGAGACGTAGTCGACTGCTGATCAAGAGCCCGGAAGTGCAGAGGACGCTGCCTGGCGCTATCGAAATCGCTACCCCATTGATCACAGGAACCATACCGGCACCCACGGAGGCGACCTTGTCTATTCGCAAACGGCTTTTTCGGAATTCGGGACCACCTCTGAGCGCTGTTGGGGCCAACAGGCAGTCGCGGACGAATAATCCCAGTTTTCCGGCATACCAGGGCTCATGGAAGGAAGTTTTGGATCTGACTGGAGACCCGGGCTTGGTGGATATTGCGCGATTCTTGGATCGCATGCTTATCAAATTTTTGGAGAATACCAGACCTGCTCCGACAATACACAAGCATGACGAGGAGAATCGCGGGGCCCGATCGTTACTATCTATGGCTGCGCGACGGCTGCCGGGGTTCATCGCCGAGGAGCAGCGCCTGCAGGATCAGGTGGAgccggatgaggatgttgacATGTGTGATGCATACTTTACTGAGCTCGAAGCTCAATATGCTCCTGGCGGCGGTGGGTGGCAGCCGCTCCGTGAAGCTGTGCGTGCGCAAGGCATCCACCTCATCTctgagatgatgatgagagaaTGGATACCCAGTTTGGCGGTCTGTCGCCTGCTAGGGGAATGTCTTGAGCACGGGGAGTTGGATGCCTTCGAAACACTTATGTCACAATATCTTACGACCATCAAGACTCACGACTACCCAACAGCTTTCGATCCTTCGAAACCTGTGGGCCACTGCGATAACCCTATCTACATATTGCGCATTTACTACTCGAAGGCCCCCGAACGAAGATCCTTTGTATTTGATGAGATGACAAAGCTCCTGTCTCGTAGGGCTCTTCCGCCCGAGTGGATGGTCACTACAAGATGGAAAAAGTGCGTGGATAGGGCTATTCGGTCACTATCAATTGGCGACGGAGATTCAGCTGCTGCGACCCGGACTATCGAAGCTATCATCCTTTCATCTGCTGGTATATATCCCGCCACGGATTCGCTGGTAGCTCGGAACAAGGGGAGAAAGGTACCTCGTTCTGTACGTCAGAAGGACACCCGTGCATCGGTAACGAATCCTACAAGCGTGCCTAAAGATCAATCTCCGTGTCCTGTTCCCATCCAAGATGCGCTCAGTAATCTTTCAGCGAGTCTAGTTACCGCACTGTGCGGCATGTATATGGCACGGACGCAAGCCTCCGGTGCCAATGACAAGGACACAGGCACGAAAGTCAGACATATTGTCGGAACGCTGTCTTTTGAGGTACAACGGGCAGTTGGATTGGTACTGTCGCGTCGCGAGATGGAGGGTCCAAGCTTCCAATCCCTGCGTCGGGGATACGTCTTGTTGGGTGAGTGGACGCTGCAGTGCACTGAAAGTTCCACGCCTGAGGTCATTAGCCAGTCCGGCGCCATCTCGCCAGAAAATCTAGAGTCGCTTTGTATATCGTTGATACACCAACAGGATGCAGTCAAACAGCTAGCAGAGTTTGTCCAACAACTGTTTCGATGCTGTGGGCATGCGCGCGAAGATGATCCTGCGAGGACACCTCGAAAAATTCGAGCTATCGTATGGCGGCTTGCGCGGCTGACGAGTATGAAGGGCATTTCTCTGCTCCTCGCCAAGGTAGCTGCGGAAACAGCAATGGCGTTGGCGGAGGTTACATTGGATGTGGATGACCACGCGTGGGCTCTCGAAATTCAAGAACAAGCCGCTTCATCCCAGCAAGAAGGGAATCTCCACCAATCTGCCGCATTGGCACATGTGCCACAAAACGATGTGATTCACCTGTACCGATGGGAAGAAAGCATTGGGGAATGGGTATCCAGCACGCCGGTCGCCAAACCTCTGGCGTCCCGTAATGCTGATGGCGCTTCAAGCCCTCTTGCTGCGACAACTAAGCGGAGACCATCGGCGCTCTCCTGCTCAACCAGTAGCAGATCGTCCAGCCCTGAACTttcggaggaggctgccTCCAGCGTgacatcatctgcgccatCGATGAGCGGGAAACGAGGACGCGGGACGAATGATTGGAGGCCACCGTCACCCAAGAGACTTCGGTCAagttcgaggaggatgagtgcAGCTCCAGTCGCGTCTAGCGCTTTGCCAGCGACACGTGAGCGCCTTGCTGCGGCTCGCTCCCTCGAGCCAGATTCTGCACCGATTGCCACCCGGGCACGAACGGCCCTTCGCGATTTACCCCAGGCCAAGAACAGCaccttgaagaagacgagacTACAACCAGGCCCGACTACACCCAGCATCTCCCGCGCGGACCCTATCAAAGTGACTCCCCTCATCGAGGTGGTTATCGTCAACCAGCCCGTATCGGTGAGGTCGCTGAATCGCACCCCCAGAACGGCACgaaaacaaccacaaccaccaccacagatTCCTAGTCCACCGGTGGTGCAAGGCCCTCGACGCTCCAATCGTACGCGACCTCCCCCAGTCGAGCGGGTCATTCCATGCTCGGACGATGACAGCGAGGACGAGCTGAGTTTTCTGTTGTGA
- a CDS encoding thioredoxin family protein (COG:O;~EggNog:ENOG410PQT5;~InterPro:IPR036249,IPR013766,IPR017937;~PFAM:PF00085,PF13098) codes for MELSRIILAIVVYLVLRFIRTRFFGNNTTGSTMSHGKVIEVDNPVIFKALTSNGPVVVDFFATWCGPCKAVAPVVGKLSETYTNVRFIQVDVDKVRSVAQELEVRAMPTFVLYKDGQLQEKRVVGGNMKELEAAIKEITA; via the exons ATGGAGCTTTCCCGCATTATCCTCGCCATCGTCGTCTACCTTG TCCTCCGTTTCATCCGTACTCGCTTCTTcggcaacaacaccaccggaTCCACCATGTCTCACGGAAAGGTTATCGAGGTTGACAA CCCCGTCATCTTCAAGGCGCTCACCTCTAACGGTCCTGTGGTCGTGGACTTCTTCGCAACCTGGTGCGGTCCGTGCAAGGCCGTTGCGCCAGTGGTCGGCAAGCTCAGCGAAACCTACACCAATGTGCGCTTCATCCAGGTCGACGTCGATAAGGTCCGCTCGGTGGCGCAGGAACTGGAGGTGCGCGCTATGCCCACGTTTGTCCTGTACAAGGATGGTCAGCTGCAGGAGAAGCGCGTCGTGGGTGGAAacatgaaggagctggaggcaGCCATCAAGGAAATTACGGCATAA